The DNA window TTTAAAACTTGGTCGAGTAGATATACTAATAACATTGATTATTATAGGTAGGGAAATAACAGTTTCTGCTTTAAGAGAATGGATGGCAATAATGGGTGCGAGGGCTAGTGTAGCTGTAAACAGAATGGGGAAGATTAAGACACTTTTTCAAATGATAGCCATTCCATGTTTGTTATATGGTAGAGTTTTTTTAGGTATGAATTTTATGTGTATAGGTACTTGGCTAATTATTATGTCGTCAATTTTAACAGTTTGGTCTATGCTTTATTATATAAGACGTTCGTGGTATGTTTTAAAACACGCAAAATAAATTATTTTTATTTGCAAGTTTTGTAGTGTAGGGAATATATTTTAATTAATTTTGTTTAACATAGTGTGATTACAAATGGTTTTTTCTTC is part of the Candidatus Kinetoplastibacterium crithidii genome and encodes:
- the pgsA gene encoding CDP-diacylglycerol--glycerol-3-phosphate 3-phosphatidyltransferase, with the protein product MLINIPIAITWIRILLVPLMVCFFYFFDYYLGDLARDVVSLILFILAALTDWLDGWLARRLNQTTSFGAFLDPVADKLMVCSSLIILLKLGRVDILITLIIIGREITVSALREWMAIMGARASVAVNRMGKIKTLFQMIAIPCLLYGRVFLGMNFMCIGTWLIIMSSILTVWSMLYYIRRSWYVLKHAK